The region ACGGCACCCGTTACGTGGTTCATGCCAGCCACACCGACCCCACCCACCCGGCGTTGCATGCGGCGCGGCACGCGTTTCTGGAGCCGCGTGGGCTGATTGGTGAGCGGTATGTCCGCTGGATGCTCAGCGAGGCGCGGGCGCGGGACATTCAACTGATCGTGGCCTCGAAGGAACGTGAACGGCTGGCCGATCACGTTCAGGCGTTCCGGGCGGCCGGCGTCACGCTCATCACGCCCACCACCCGGGCCCTTCAGGATCACCTAGAGCGCAAGGACGAATTCCTGCGCGGTTGGGACGCCGGCATCCTGCCCATTCCCGCCTGGCGGTCCTTTCATGACCTGGCCAGCTTCGACCAGGCGGCGTCGGAGCTGCGCGCGCCGGACGTGCGGCTGTGCATGAAGCCCGCCCGCGGCATCTACGCCAGCGGGTTCCGGGTCCTGACCGAGCAGCCGGACCGCGACCGGTTTTTCGGCGGGGAGCTGTACCAGATGACCTACGCGGCCGCCCGGGAACTGCTGACGGGCGAGCCGGTGGCCCCGATGCTGCTGATGCACACCCTGGAAGGCGCCGAGCGCAGCATCGACTGTGTCGCCTGGCAGGGTGAGCTGCTCGCCGCTGTGGTGCGCCGCAAGTCCGGCACCTCCCAGCTGCTTGAGGACCGACCGGACCTGCTGGACGCCGCGCAGAAGATCGCCCGGCGCTATGAGCTCAGCGGTCTGTTCAACTTCCAGACCAAGGACCAGCACGGGGCGGCGCACATGCTGGAAATCAACGCCCGGCCGTCGGGCGGGGTGTACCTCGCCATGGCCGGCGGCGTCAACCTGCCCCGGCTGATGCTGGACGCCGCGACCGGCGAGCGCCGCCGTGAACGCAGCGCGGTCAACCTTACGGTCACGGAACACAAAGTGGCGCGGATCGTCCAGGCGGCCGCGGCGCCGGCTGCAGATCCGGCGGTGCTGGAGTCCAGCGGCCAGCTGGTCGGCGCTTGAGCGTGACCGCGCCCGGGACCACCCGGGTGTCACTCCCGAGCGGCGAGCTGCGCCTTGAGGTGGCGCAGGCGCACCTGCACCTGGACGCCCTGCTCGACTACGCCGTGCGTGAAAATCCCCGCCGGGGTTTTCTGTTTGTCAGTCGGGTGCTCGGCAAGCACATTCCGGTTGCTCCGTCGCGGGCCGCTCAGGTCTGGCAGGCGCTGGCCGACCGGCTGCCGCCGCTCACCCACCCGCATTTCATTGGTCTGGCCGAAACGGCCACGGCGCTGGGTGAAGGCGTCTTCCGGGCCTGGCAGGCGCGGCACCCGGCCAGTCCCGGGACCTTTCAGCACACCACCCGGTACCAGCTGGAGGGGCAGCTGCTGCTGCGCTTTGATGAACCGCACTCCCACGCCCCGTCGCACCTGCTGTACGATCCGGGGCCGCCGGCCAGGCGCGCCCGGGAACTGGTTCTGATTGATGATGAACTCTCGACCGGGACGACCCTGCAGAACCTCGCGGCCGCCTGGACGGCACGGCACCCTCAGGTCGAGCGGGTCGTGCTGGTCAGTCTGACCGACTGGTGCCCCCGCCGCGAGGCGCTGGCCGCCGCCCTGCCCACGCCGGTCGAGTTCGTCTCCCTGACCCGCGGCACCTACCAGTTCAGTCCCCGCCCTGGCTGGTCGCCCCCCGCGCTGCCGCCCGTCACCGGAAACGGCGCGGACAAGACCCGCCTGCTTGCCCCGGTGAGCGCCCGCCTCGGGCACCAGGTCGACCCGGACCTGCCGGCCGTGACCGCGGCGCTGGACCTTCAGCCTGGCGCGCGGGTTCTCGTGCTGGGCACCGGCGAGTACCAGTTTCCACCGGCGCAGCTCGCGCAGGCGCTGGAAAGCGCGGGGCACGCGGTGCACTGGAGCGCCACCACCCGCTCCCCGATTCTTCCGGGGCTGGCCATTACCGCCAGGGTCGCCTTCAGCGACAACGTCGGGGACGGAATTGCGAACTACCTCTACAACGTTCACCCGCAGCAGTACGACCGGATCCTGGTTGCCTACGAAGGGCAGTGTGCGCCGGATCCGGCGTTGCTGGCCGGCCTGGGGTCCCACGCCAGCGCGGTGCGGCTCACATGAGCATTCTGGTGTTTGCCGACCTCGACGACACCCTCTTCCAGACCCGGCGCAAGCTGCGCGGGAACGAGGGCCCGCTGACGCCGGCCACCGTGGACGTCAACGGGGAGCCGCACTCGTTCTGCACGCCGCCGCAGCAGGCCCTGCTGCGCCACTTCCAGACCAGCGGCGTGACGGTGATTCCGGTGACCGGGCGCGACCCGGCCGCCATGGACCGGGTGACCCTGCCGTTCACGTCCTGGCGCATCCTCGATCACGGGGCCACCGTCGTGCGTCCGGACGGGCAGGTGGACCAGGCGTGGGCGCAGCACGTACGTTCAG is a window of Deinococcus taeanensis DNA encoding:
- a CDS encoding ATP-grasp domain-containing protein — translated: MNVWFNKSFSVAASLIRALDGTRYVVHASHTDPTHPALHAARHAFLEPRGLIGERYVRWMLSEARARDIQLIVASKERERLADHVQAFRAAGVTLITPTTRALQDHLERKDEFLRGWDAGILPIPAWRSFHDLASFDQAASELRAPDVRLCMKPARGIYASGFRVLTEQPDRDRFFGGELYQMTYAAARELLTGEPVAPMLLMHTLEGAERSIDCVAWQGELLAAVVRRKSGTSQLLEDRPDLLDAAQKIARRYELSGLFNFQTKDQHGAAHMLEINARPSGGVYLAMAGGVNLPRLMLDAATGERRRERSAVNLTVTEHKVARIVQAAAAPAADPAVLESSGQLVGA
- a CDS encoding phosphoribosyltransferase domain-containing protein gives rise to the protein MTAPGTTRVSLPSGELRLEVAQAHLHLDALLDYAVRENPRRGFLFVSRVLGKHIPVAPSRAAQVWQALADRLPPLTHPHFIGLAETATALGEGVFRAWQARHPASPGTFQHTTRYQLEGQLLLRFDEPHSHAPSHLLYDPGPPARRARELVLIDDELSTGTTLQNLAAAWTARHPQVERVVLVSLTDWCPRREALAAALPTPVEFVSLTRGTYQFSPRPGWSPPALPPVTGNGADKTRLLAPVSARLGHQVDPDLPAVTAALDLQPGARVLVLGTGEYQFPPAQLAQALESAGHAVHWSATTRSPILPGLAITARVAFSDNVGDGIANYLYNVHPQQYDRILVAYEGQCAPDPALLAGLGSHASAVRLT